The following are encoded together in the Mammaliicoccus vitulinus genome:
- a CDS encoding TM2 domain-containing protein has translation MNLDEKSYVEQQVANRSKSLVISYVLWFFLGALGGHRFYYGKTCSAIVLLLITLFTSWWSFGIFMFIWLIIDALLIPSWKRRNEQSIREQAISEVKIMSNN, from the coding sequence ATGAATTTAGATGAGAAATCATATGTTGAACAGCAAGTTGCTAATCGTTCTAAATCACTAGTAATATCTTATGTATTATGGTTTTTTCTAGGTGCACTTGGAGGGCATAGGTTTTATTATGGTAAGACATGTTCTGCTATAGTATTACTTTTGATAACTTTATTTACATCTTGGTGGAGTTTTGGAATTTTTATGTTCATTTGGCTTATTATAGATGCGCTTCTGATTCCAAGTTGGAAAAGAAGAAATGAACAATCAATAAGAGAACAAGCTATTTCAGAAGTGAAAATTATGAGCAATAATTAA
- a CDS encoding alpha/beta hydrolase: protein MKKLWILGIGLIVVVVIIIGYIFTNADGQKQSDVKKHTAHSKLDRNQTPTLFLHGYGGSANSEKFMVNQAKKKGVTKDVMTAVVSQNGEVELKGKLPKDSTNPIVQIELENNQQGDLDENAKWFKNVLIQLQKEYKIKKFNFVGHSMGNLSFAKYMLANGKDQTLPQLNKQVNIAGTFNGVLNINEQVNEISVDADGKPSRMNPPYPDLLQLKDIYKGKHIEVLNIYGDIKDGTHSDGRVSNSSSKSLKYLLGNSPKSYQESKYEGKKAQHSQLHENRKVANKIIKFLWEK, encoded by the coding sequence GTGAAAAAATTATGGATTTTAGGAATTGGCTTAATAGTAGTTGTTGTGATCATTATTGGTTATATTTTTACAAACGCGGATGGTCAAAAACAATCTGATGTTAAAAAACATACAGCGCACTCAAAGTTAGATCGTAATCAGACGCCGACGCTATTTTTACATGGATATGGTGGTAGTGCGAATTCTGAAAAATTTATGGTTAATCAGGCTAAGAAAAAGGGTGTCACTAAGGATGTTATGACAGCAGTTGTATCTCAAAATGGTGAGGTTGAACTTAAAGGAAAATTGCCGAAAGATTCAACTAACCCAATTGTACAAATTGAGCTGGAAAATAATCAACAAGGTGATCTTGATGAAAATGCTAAATGGTTTAAAAACGTATTAATCCAATTACAAAAAGAGTATAAAATTAAAAAGTTTAATTTCGTAGGACATTCAATGGGAAATTTATCATTCGCAAAATATATGTTGGCCAATGGTAAAGATCAAACATTACCACAATTAAATAAACAAGTGAATATTGCTGGAACATTCAACGGCGTATTAAATATAAATGAACAAGTGAATGAAATCAGTGTAGATGCTGACGGTAAACCTAGTCGCATGAACCCGCCATATCCAGACTTACTCCAGCTTAAAGATATTTATAAAGGAAAACATATAGAAGTGTTGAATATATACGGAGATATAAAAGACGGCACGCATTCGGACGGTCGTGTATCAAACAGCTCTTCAAAATCATTAAAATATTTACTGGGAAATAGTCCTAAAAGTTATCAAGAATCTAAATATGAAGGCAAAAAAGCACAGCACAGTCAATTACATGAAAATCGGAAAGTTGCTAATAAGATCATTAAATTCTTGTGGGAAAAATAA
- a CDS encoding tRNA dihydrouridine synthase, translated as MKENFWRELPRPFFILAPMEDVTDIVFRHVVSEAGRPDVFFTEFTNTESFCHPEGVHSVRGRLTFSEDEQPMVAHIWGDKPEHFREMSIGLAEMGFKGIDLNMGCPVANVASKGKGSGLILRPETAAEIIQAAKAGGLPVSVKTRLGYYEIDEWKDWLKHVFEQDIANLSIHLRTRKEMSKVDAHWELIEAIKKMRDEIAPNTLLTINGDIPDRKTGLELAEKYGIDGVMIGRGIFHNPFAFEKEPREHTSKELLDLLRLHLALFNKYSKDESRLYKPLRRFFKIYVRGIRGAGELRHQLMSTHTTDEALALLDDFEAQMDEDIQS; from the coding sequence ATGAAAGAAAATTTTTGGCGTGAATTACCACGTCCATTTTTTATATTAGCGCCTATGGAAGACGTTACAGATATCGTCTTTCGTCATGTTGTGAGTGAAGCAGGTAGACCTGATGTATTTTTCACTGAATTTACAAATACTGAGAGCTTTTGTCATCCTGAAGGTGTACACAGTGTTCGCGGACGCTTAACATTCAGTGAAGATGAACAGCCTATGGTCGCTCATATATGGGGTGACAAGCCAGAGCATTTCCGAGAAATGAGTATCGGTTTGGCAGAGATGGGCTTTAAAGGTATTGATTTAAATATGGGCTGCCCAGTAGCTAATGTGGCAAGCAAAGGTAAAGGTTCTGGCTTGATTCTGCGACCTGAAACTGCAGCTGAAATTATTCAAGCAGCTAAAGCAGGCGGTCTACCGGTAAGTGTTAAAACTCGACTCGGTTATTATGAAATAGACGAGTGGAAAGACTGGTTAAAACACGTCTTCGAACAAGATATTGCAAACTTATCTATCCATCTCCGTACGCGCAAAGAGATGAGTAAAGTAGATGCACACTGGGAATTGATCGAAGCAATCAAAAAAATGCGCGACGAAATCGCACCAAATACATTGTTAACCATTAATGGTGATATTCCAGACAGAAAAACAGGCCTTGAACTTGCAGAAAAATATGGCATTGATGGTGTAATGATTGGCAGAGGTATTTTCCATAATCCCTTTGCTTTTGAAAAAGAACCACGCGAACATACGAGTAAAGAACTATTAGATCTGTTGAGATTACATCTAGCATTGTTCAACAAATATTCCAAAGATGAATCTCGACTATACAAGCCTTTACGCAGATTCTTTAAAATCTACGTACGTGGCATTAGAGGTGCTGGCGAACTGAGACATCAATTGATGAGTACACATACGACAGACGAAGCTCTTGCATTGCTCGATGACTTTGAAGCTCAAATGGATGAAGATATACAATCATAA
- a CDS encoding DNA/RNA non-specific endonuclease, whose amino-acid sequence MKYIKILLAIFITTTLLAGCDLEQDIKRELKKEANNQIDKGLNELTTKAFNKKSTVKTSEDDKALIKIQTNEENYALLNDNKTTLTDYDQQLINKNGRDKFWADYSDLDNLGRGGRVTALVTKQAVYSHSSKAQERPSFDSTVRLAGEYKDGTYDSFDKRWRGTESNNQIIQLDGYRGYIYNKSHSLAWSLGGDMETHNLTLGTRSQNVGSNRASEGGGMGYPETQVRNAINNHPEAKIYYDVRPVYNNDELLPRGTHVRVYSINDGGKTVNLNVWVSNTQKGVHINYKDGTYNY is encoded by the coding sequence GTGAAGTACATCAAGATATTACTAGCAATATTTATTACAACTACCCTACTAGCTGGGTGTGATTTAGAACAAGATATTAAAAGGGAGTTAAAAAAAGAAGCCAATAATCAAATAGATAAAGGCTTAAATGAATTAACGACGAAAGCTTTTAATAAAAAATCAACTGTTAAAACAAGCGAAGACGATAAAGCGTTAATTAAGATACAGACAAACGAAGAAAACTACGCTTTATTGAATGATAATAAAACAACGCTCACAGATTATGATCAACAACTCATTAATAAAAATGGGCGGGATAAATTTTGGGCTGATTATTCAGATTTAGATAATTTAGGACGTGGTGGAAGAGTGACAGCCCTCGTAACTAAACAAGCAGTATATAGTCATTCTTCTAAAGCTCAAGAACGCCCCTCTTTTGATTCAACGGTTAGACTTGCAGGCGAATATAAAGATGGTACTTATGATTCTTTTGATAAAAGATGGAGAGGTACAGAAAGTAATAACCAAATTATACAGTTAGATGGATATAGAGGTTACATTTATAATAAATCTCACTCACTAGCATGGTCTTTAGGCGGAGATATGGAAACTCATAATCTAACATTAGGTACAAGATCTCAAAATGTTGGTAGTAATAGAGCGAGTGAAGGTGGCGGTATGGGGTATCCGGAAACACAAGTGAGAAACGCGATTAATAATCACCCTGAAGCGAAAATATATTATGATGTCAGACCTGTTTATAATAATGATGAACTGTTACCACGTGGGACACACGTAAGAGTATACTCTATTAATGATGGCGGTAAGACGGTAAACTTAAATGTTTGGGTATCTAATACTCAAAAAGGCGTACATATAAATTATAAAGACGGTACTTATAACTATTAG
- a CDS encoding ABC transporter permease subunit: MQPLLYETIDGFTTTTQFRIIYNIIILTILMTPTTTMLIKEATQQILDKEYINIAYTISPSHIHIFIKHVLPNIQTQYIIIFLRICFQTLLVMTHLAFCKFFFGGTKVCYGPACEIIERPSINDLSSLLGFHSNELTSNWWTFYAPLVAILYLFIIINLMSNGLKRSYKRSG; this comes from the coding sequence TTGCAACCTTTACTATATGAAACAATAGATGGTTTTACGACAACAACTCAATTTAGAATCATTTACAACATTATTATTTTGACGATTTTAATGACACCAACTACCACAATGCTCATTAAAGAAGCAACGCAACAAATATTGGATAAAGAATATATCAACATTGCCTATACTATCAGTCCTAGTCATATACATATCTTTATAAAACATGTATTACCCAACATACAAACACAATACATTATTATATTTCTTAGAATATGTTTTCAAACATTACTCGTCATGACACACTTAGCTTTCTGCAAATTCTTTTTCGGAGGTACAAAAGTCTGTTACGGTCCAGCATGTGAAATTATAGAACGGCCAAGTATAAATGATCTAAGCAGTTTATTAGGATTCCATTCAAACGAACTCACATCAAACTGGTGGACTTTCTATGCACCTTTAGTTGCTATTTTATATTTATTTATAATTATTAATTTAATGTCGAATGGATTAAAAAGAAGCTATAAAAGAAGCGGTTAA
- a CDS encoding EcsC family protein, with protein MSPEETALSVIETSIKLPFVKVNREEFLVKQFRNTSVKATDLLEKGPEKLFSKKELDEIADKVISSNVLKSTSASFATGLPGGIAVAATIPADLAQFYGFVLKIAQEISYVYGYKSLFDENNELTDEAKNHLILFMGVMLGVTAAGSTIRVASIQASKTALQQIPKQALTKTTFYPILKKVLKIFGIKLTKSTFGKGISKIIPVVGGVVSGSLNYASMKPMAKNLKNELGKIVDYTEEDYLKDIEVVEKNIK; from the coding sequence ATGAGTCCAGAAGAAACAGCTTTATCAGTTATAGAAACATCTATTAAATTACCGTTCGTTAAAGTTAATAGAGAAGAATTCTTGGTTAAACAATTTAGAAATACCTCTGTAAAAGCGACAGATTTATTAGAAAAAGGTCCTGAAAAATTATTTAGTAAAAAAGAATTAGATGAAATTGCTGATAAAGTAATTTCATCTAATGTACTTAAATCAACAAGTGCTTCATTTGCTACAGGCTTACCAGGAGGCATTGCTGTTGCAGCTACAATACCAGCAGATTTAGCACAATTTTATGGTTTTGTACTTAAGATTGCTCAAGAAATTTCTTATGTATATGGGTATAAAAGTCTTTTTGATGAAAATAATGAACTTACAGACGAAGCTAAAAATCATTTAATTTTATTTATGGGCGTTATGTTAGGTGTCACAGCTGCTGGTTCTACAATACGTGTCGCATCAATTCAAGCATCTAAGACAGCTTTACAACAAATACCAAAACAAGCACTAACCAAAACTACTTTTTATCCTATATTGAAAAAAGTCCTTAAAATATTCGGTATAAAATTAACAAAAAGTACTTTTGGAAAAGGAATCTCAAAAATTATTCCTGTTGTTGGTGGTGTCGTATCGGGAAGTTTGAATTATGCTTCAATGAAACCTATGGCAAAAAACCTGAAAAATGAGCTTGGAAAAATAGTAGATTATACAGAAGAAGATTACCTTAAAGATATTGAAGTTGTTGAAAAAAATATTAAATAA
- a CDS encoding helix-turn-helix transcriptional regulator — MAKSTEILELYLKFRRGEEISKSEIATYFGNKSPRTIQRYVSSLNQFFSENEDTDQLKIEYDRTKNVYFMKETKKEVFDKQHILVILKILISTRGLSKSEIKNVIEQLTSTVNDEDKRIINQTIKSELYHYKEMSHEEPLFNKIWELNKVATEGKSIKFTYYNAWNQEKEHIIRPLYTTFSELYFYVVGANEKGYTLIYRVDCIQNFEIVNLKIKNSGTKYYQEGELKKRAYFMYGGDWKRVTFEFNGGIIESVLDRFPTAKLLKKDFKENKFTVEVEVIGDGIVMWLLSQGSRVKVLSPKSIKDKYLEEINKIMGYY, encoded by the coding sequence ATGGCTAAATCAACAGAGATATTAGAATTATATTTAAAGTTTAGAAGAGGAGAAGAAATATCAAAATCAGAAATCGCAACATATTTTGGTAATAAGTCTCCAAGAACGATACAACGATATGTGTCATCTTTAAACCAATTTTTTTCTGAAAATGAAGATACAGACCAATTAAAAATAGAATATGATAGAACTAAAAATGTGTATTTTATGAAAGAGACTAAAAAAGAAGTGTTTGATAAACAACATATACTCGTTATTTTAAAGATATTAATATCAACAAGAGGATTAAGTAAAAGTGAAATCAAAAATGTTATCGAACAACTTACCTCTACAGTGAATGATGAAGATAAACGTATTATTAATCAGACGATTAAATCAGAATTATATCATTATAAAGAGATGAGCCATGAAGAACCTTTATTTAATAAGATATGGGAACTTAACAAAGTAGCAACTGAAGGTAAAAGCATTAAATTCACATATTACAACGCATGGAATCAGGAAAAGGAACATATTATCAGACCGTTATATACAACATTTTCAGAGTTGTATTTTTATGTAGTTGGTGCTAATGAAAAAGGATATACATTGATTTATAGAGTAGATTGCATTCAAAACTTTGAAATAGTGAACCTGAAAATTAAAAACTCGGGAACTAAGTATTATCAAGAAGGTGAATTAAAGAAAAGAGCGTATTTTATGTATGGAGGAGACTGGAAAAGAGTCACGTTTGAATTTAATGGTGGTATTATAGAGTCAGTATTAGACCGTTTTCCTACTGCTAAGTTATTAAAAAAAGACTTCAAAGAAAATAAATTCACAGTTGAAGTAGAAGTAATTGGTGATGGTATTGTAATGTGGTTATTGTCACAAGGTAGTAGAGTTAAAGTTCTATCACCAAAGTCTATAAAAGATAAATATTTAGAAGAAATCAATAAAATTATGGGCTATTATTAA
- a CDS encoding DUF4870 domain-containing protein, translating into MNLQNNSTNPLAFQNVSTEEKNLTTIMWILSFFTSFIGPLLIWLMKKDESEYINQQGKNCLNFIISYGIYVVISTILTAIVIGAIFLIIIGIATVVYCILGAVANNKGEDFKVPFTFEILK; encoded by the coding sequence ATGAACTTACAAAATAATTCAACAAATCCATTAGCATTTCAAAATGTATCTACAGAAGAAAAAAATTTAACTACTATCATGTGGATTCTTAGTTTCTTTACAAGCTTTATTGGGCCATTATTGATTTGGTTAATGAAAAAAGATGAATCAGAATATATCAATCAACAAGGGAAAAACTGTCTGAATTTCATTATATCTTATGGAATATATGTCGTCATATCAACGATTTTAACTGCGATAGTGATAGGGGCTATTTTCTTAATAATTATAGGAATTGCGACAGTTGTATATTGCATTTTAGGTGCAGTAGCAAATAATAAAGGTGAAGATTTTAAAGTGCCTTTTACTTTTGAAATTTTAAAATAG
- a CDS encoding gluconate:H+ symporter: MMGEIWPLIAVIIGVVILLILIMLFKLNTFIALIITSMLTGILLGMPLDKIVETIEKGMGDTLGHIAIIFGLGAILGKLLSDGGGATKIAEKLIEKFGEKYVTWAMLIASFIIGISLFLEVAFVLLIPLVFTLAKKLKVSNLKVGLPMATSIAITHGFLPPHPGPVAIAQAVHANIGHVLMYGIIIGIPLAIIVGGLFPKIAYKLAPTAFSKIGKQEDIEETKSLPSEQQPSFGISLLTALSPVILMLLATIVQLVTGHEDGKASGFEGFIYFIGSSTTAMLIAVLFAIYTMGIRRKQNMNDIMDTITKAITPIAMLLLIIGGGGTFKQILIDGGVGDTISNMLHGTEMSPIFLAWLAAAILRVALGSTTVAAISSVGIVLPLLQSVDINISLVVLAIGAGSIFCSHVNDAGFWMFKEYFGLTIKETFLTWTLLESVLSVIGLGLILIVNMVI, encoded by the coding sequence ATCATGGGAGAAATTTGGCCATTAATTGCTGTTATCATTGGGGTTGTTATTTTACTTATTTTAATTATGTTATTTAAATTAAATACATTTATTGCGCTTATTATTACTTCAATGCTAACAGGTATCTTATTAGGTATGCCGTTAGATAAAATTGTAGAAACTATTGAAAAAGGTATGGGAGATACGTTAGGTCACATCGCAATTATCTTTGGATTAGGTGCCATATTAGGAAAGCTACTTTCAGATGGTGGTGGTGCTACGAAAATTGCTGAAAAGCTAATTGAAAAATTCGGAGAAAAATATGTAACATGGGCAATGTTGATTGCTTCATTTATCATAGGTATTTCACTGTTTTTAGAAGTAGCATTTGTCTTACTCATACCACTTGTATTTACATTAGCTAAAAAATTAAAAGTTTCTAATTTAAAAGTAGGACTACCAATGGCAACATCTATCGCTATCACACACGGTTTCCTACCACCGCATCCAGGACCGGTTGCCATTGCACAAGCTGTACATGCAAATATTGGTCATGTCTTGATGTACGGTATTATTATTGGTATTCCATTAGCTATTATTGTCGGTGGTTTATTCCCTAAAATTGCGTACAAATTAGCACCAACTGCATTTTCTAAAATTGGTAAACAAGAAGATATTGAGGAAACGAAATCATTACCTTCAGAACAACAACCAAGTTTTGGTATTAGTTTATTAACTGCATTGAGCCCAGTTATTTTGATGTTACTTGCTACAATCGTCCAGTTAGTGACCGGTCACGAAGATGGTAAAGCATCAGGATTTGAAGGTTTCATATACTTCATCGGATCATCTACCACTGCAATGTTAATCGCCGTATTATTTGCGATTTACACTATGGGTATTAGAAGAAAACAAAATATGAATGACATTATGGATACGATAACGAAAGCCATTACCCCTATCGCAATGTTACTACTCATTATTGGTGGTGGAGGTACTTTCAAACAAATCTTGATAGATGGTGGAGTTGGAGATACCATTTCTAATATGCTCCACGGAACTGAAATGTCTCCTATTTTCTTAGCTTGGTTAGCAGCTGCTATTTTACGTGTAGCATTAGGTTCAACAACTGTTGCAGCAATCTCTTCAGTAGGTATTGTACTACCATTATTACAATCTGTTGATATAAATATCTCACTCGTTGTTTTAGCAATTGGCGCAGGAAGTATCTTCTGTTCTCATGTAAACGACGCAGGTTTCTGGATGTTTAAAGAATACTTTGGATTAACAATTAAAGAAACTTTTTTAACATGGACTTTATTAGAATCTGTCCTATCCGTAATTGGACTTGGATTAATTTTAATTGTAAATATGGTTATTTAA
- a CDS encoding four-carbon acid sugar kinase family protein: MLNKDLINQHVNDTFNKELESLDYKIVVLDDDPTGTQTVKDLPVYTDWTESLLTDAFEQPNNMFYILTNSRALNALETTQLHQELSKNIENVSQKLNKPYLIISRGDSTLRGHFYLEPNVLNETATKPFNAVFYLPEFFEGDRYTYKGIHYLKEDNQYIPVSESEFANDTTFGFDSTSMADFIEEKSQGEIKSENVFHITLDQIRNREKEQILNTFGDLNNFDAVVVDALNDEDMDYFTACLVEYLKYHNKKFIFRTAASFVKSICETPGEIINLQNYKKNNNGGIIIVGSHVKKSSSQLNHLLENANINAIEFDVKAVTQSNFQDYIDKLTTEVENIITKGKDVVIYTSRDVIKTGDLTNNLSISTNISNGLVSIIKRLSIQPNFIIAKGGITSSDVATKGLNIKKAKVIGQITKGVPVWLTGNEAKYHHMPYVIFPGNVGEVDTLTKVYKLNS, from the coding sequence ATGTTAAATAAAGATTTAATAAACCAACATGTAAACGACACATTTAATAAAGAATTAGAAAGTTTAGATTACAAAATCGTCGTTTTAGACGATGATCCAACAGGAACTCAAACAGTAAAAGATTTACCTGTATATACCGATTGGACTGAATCGCTCTTAACTGATGCATTTGAACAACCTAACAATATGTTTTATATTTTAACGAATTCACGCGCATTGAACGCACTAGAAACAACACAATTACATCAAGAACTAAGTAAAAATATTGAAAATGTATCACAGAAATTAAATAAACCTTATTTAATTATTAGTCGTGGAGATTCAACATTGCGTGGTCACTTTTATTTAGAACCAAATGTTTTAAATGAAACAGCTACAAAGCCTTTTAATGCCGTCTTTTATTTACCTGAATTCTTTGAAGGCGATCGCTATACATATAAAGGCATTCATTATTTAAAAGAAGATAATCAATATATCCCAGTATCAGAAAGTGAATTTGCTAATGATACTACTTTTGGATTTGATTCAACGTCAATGGCAGATTTTATAGAAGAAAAAAGCCAAGGTGAAATTAAATCAGAGAATGTTTTTCATATCACTTTAGATCAAATTAGAAATAGAGAAAAAGAACAAATACTTAACACTTTTGGTGATTTAAATAACTTTGATGCTGTTGTTGTAGATGCATTAAACGATGAAGATATGGATTATTTTACAGCTTGCTTAGTTGAATATCTTAAATATCACAATAAAAAATTCATATTTAGAACCGCAGCATCATTTGTGAAATCCATATGCGAAACACCTGGTGAAATCATCAATTTACAAAATTACAAAAAAAATAATAATGGTGGCATCATTATCGTTGGATCTCACGTTAAAAAATCTTCATCTCAACTCAATCATTTATTGGAAAACGCCAATATAAATGCAATTGAATTTGATGTAAAAGCAGTGACTCAATCTAATTTTCAAGATTATATCGACAAATTAACAACAGAAGTTGAAAACATCATTACTAAAGGGAAAGATGTCGTGATATATACATCTCGTGATGTGATTAAAACAGGCGATCTAACAAATAATTTGAGTATATCAACAAATATATCTAATGGTTTAGTTAGCATCATTAAACGGTTATCTATACAACCAAACTTTATTATTGCTAAAGGCGGAATTACTTCTAGTGATGTAGCAACCAAGGGGCTAAACATTAAAAAAGCGAAAGTCATCGGGCAAATAACTAAAGGTGTACCAGTCTGGTTAACAGGCAATGAAGCAAAATATCATCATATGCCTTACGTTATTTTCCCGGGAAATGTGGGAGAAGTCGATACATTAACGAAAGTTTATAAACTAAATAGTTAA
- a CDS encoding NAD(P)-binding domain-containing protein: MNIGFIGLGIMGKPMVKNLLKANNTVLVNDLNKEAETELVNEGAQVVSIDELAKQADYLFLSLPNGAIVKSVLYSGEDSILDKDEINIKYVIDTSSLTPNESLEISKVLEEKAIKYIDAPVSGGEPLAITGELSVMVGCDAEILPELKKVLQPVSKSVIRVGDVGSGSVVKLANQIIVNTNIAALSEGVLLAKKFDIDLNEMFEAIRHGLAGSAAMEAKFPKMIEQDYQAGGTLDINLKDLKNVTSTADTIGLTLPLVNQVKEIFKSEVNQGNGSNDQAGIIKYFEKINNM; encoded by the coding sequence ATGAATATTGGATTTATTGGATTAGGCATTATGGGTAAACCTATGGTTAAAAACTTACTAAAAGCAAATAACACAGTACTCGTTAATGATTTGAATAAAGAAGCAGAAACTGAATTGGTTAACGAAGGCGCACAAGTAGTTTCAATAGATGAACTGGCGAAACAAGCAGATTATCTATTCCTATCTTTACCAAATGGTGCGATTGTTAAGTCTGTTTTATATAGTGGAGAAGATTCAATTCTCGATAAAGATGAAATTAATATTAAATATGTCATTGATACGAGTTCCCTTACACCAAATGAATCTCTTGAAATCAGTAAAGTACTAGAAGAAAAAGCTATCAAATACATCGATGCACCGGTGAGTGGTGGAGAACCTTTAGCAATTACAGGTGAATTATCAGTAATGGTTGGTTGTGATGCTGAGATACTTCCAGAACTTAAAAAAGTATTACAGCCCGTATCTAAATCAGTGATAAGAGTTGGAGATGTTGGATCTGGAAGCGTAGTTAAATTAGCAAACCAAATTATTGTAAACACAAATATTGCAGCATTATCTGAAGGCGTACTATTAGCTAAAAAATTTGATATTGATTTAAATGAAATGTTCGAAGCAATCAGACACGGATTAGCAGGATCAGCAGCTATGGAGGCAAAATTCCCTAAAATGATTGAACAAGATTATCAAGCTGGAGGAACGCTCGATATTAATTTGAAAGACTTAAAAAATGTTACTTCTACTGCAGATACGATTGGTTTAACACTGCCTCTCGTAAACCAAGTGAAAGAAATTTTTAAATCTGAAGTGAATCAAGGCAATGGATCAAATGATCAAGCTGGAATTATTAAATATTTTGAAAAAATCAATAATATGTAG
- a CDS encoding GntR family transcriptional regulator, whose protein sequence is MIHNGLTVYQKIRNDIISGELQQNEKLTEAKLAKKYNVSRTPIREAIKQLEIEYFIKDGYVFVPTSEEYRAIFEMRILLETHALSKACIVYTKEDLAELKGYTDIDINQEDEETIIETNDLFHQKIMKATNNQFIIDTYQKLKSYIYLFSKTVIDKRRPGLIEEHKAIVEAMINHDDKRAVQLLEEHLKKDLEFSLYYLINNTN, encoded by the coding sequence TTGATACACAACGGTTTGACGGTATATCAAAAAATTAGAAATGACATTATTTCAGGTGAATTACAACAAAATGAAAAATTGACAGAAGCTAAATTAGCAAAAAAATATAATGTGAGTAGAACGCCTATTAGAGAAGCGATTAAGCAGTTGGAAATCGAATATTTTATTAAAGACGGCTATGTTTTTGTTCCAACAAGTGAAGAATATAGAGCTATTTTTGAAATGAGAATTTTGTTAGAAACACATGCGTTAAGTAAAGCATGTATTGTTTATACAAAAGAAGATTTAGCAGAATTAAAAGGGTACACTGACATTGATATTAACCAAGAAGATGAAGAAACGATTATTGAAACGAACGACTTATTTCATCAAAAAATAATGAAAGCAACAAACAATCAGTTCATCATAGACACTTATCAGAAGTTGAAAAGTTATATTTATTTATTTAGTAAAACAGTTATTGATAAGAGAAGACCTGGTCTGATTGAAGAACATAAAGCCATTGTAGAAGCAATGATTAATCATGATGATAAACGAGCGGTTCAATTACTAGAAGAACACTTAAAAAAAGATTTAGAATTCAGTCTGTATTATTTAATTAATAATACAAATTAA